The DNA segment GGCGGGGCGCGCACAGCCATTGCACCGCCCCGCGCTCACCGCTCGGCATGCCTCCCGCACGCACATCGCTGGCACGCGACGCCAGCGGCCCGACGAACCCCTCCCGGAGCGCCATGACCCAGCCCGCCCCGCCCCACCCGCCCCACCCGGCCCTCTCTACCCCGCTCGCGCGGGAGACGGTCCGCCCCGCCCTCACCCTCTACCTGGACGTCCACCGCCACCCGGAGACATCCGGCGAGGAGGCCCGCACCGCCGCCCTGTTCGCGGACCGGCTCACCGCCGCCGGCCTCGACGTCACCCGGAACATCGGCGGCCACGGCGTGGTCGGCGTCCTGCGCAACGGCGACGGCCCCCGCGTCTACCTGCGCGCCGAACTCGACGCCCTGCCGCTGGCCGAGCGCACCGGCCTCCCCTACGCGAGCACCGGCCCGGCCATGCACGCCTGCGGCCACGACCTCCACCTGGCGGCGGCCACCGGCGCTGCGGACCTGCTCGCCCGCACCACCGCGCACTGGCGCGGCACCCTGGTCGTCGTGGGCCAGCCCGCCGAGGAGACCCTGACCGGTGCCCGCGCCATGCTGGCGGACGGCCTGTACGAACGGTTCGGCAGACCCGGCACGGTCCTCGCCCAGCACGCCGCCCCGCTCCCCGCCGGGCTCATCGCGCACGGCGGCCCGCATGCCCCCGTCACCGCCGCGAGCGCCGCCCTCACCGTCGTCGTCCACGGCCGGGGCGGCCACGCCGCGACCCCGCACCTCACCGTGGACCCCGTGGTCACGAGCGCGGCGGTGATCGGCCGCCTCCAGACGATCGTCGCCCGCGAGGCCGCCCCCGCCGAACAGCTCACCCTGACCGTGGGCACCCTGCGCGCCGGCACGGCCGTCAACGTCGTCCCGGACACCGCCGAGCTGGGCATCGGCCTGCGCGCCCTCTCCGACGACACCCTGGACCGCGCGCTGGCGGCCGTCGAGCGCATAGTCCGGGCCGAGTGCGCCGCGTCGGCCTGCCCCCGCGACCCGGACCTGACCCTGCTCTCCCGCTCCCCCGCCCTGCACGGCGACCCGGCCGCGACCGAGGCCGTCCGCTGCGCCCACACCGCCCTGTACGGCCCCGAACGCGTCACCGGCTGGCCCCCTTCCCTGGCCTCCGAGGACTTCCCCCTCTACGGGGACGCGGGCCGCGAACTCCACGGCGAGGCGGGCATCCCCCTGGTCTACTGGATGCTGGGCACCACGAGCCCCCGCCAGTGGGCCGCCACCGCCGGCCACGACATCCCCCCGAACCACTCCCCCCACTTCGCCCCCGCCATCCGCACAGCCCTCCCCACCGCGATCACGGCCCTCACAGCGGCGGCCCTGAACCGCCTGACCGGGAACCCCGCGCAGGCAGCGCCGGACTGATGGGCGCTCACGCCACCGCCGACAGTCGGGGCGTCGTGTCCGGGGTCGGGAGGGGGAGGGTGTGGGCGCAGTCCTGGAGGAGTTGGGGGATCGCCAGGTGGGCCGGGTTGGGTTCGTCGGCCAGGTTGTGGTCCAGCAGGGTGTCGAAGAGGCATTCCACGGCCGCAGGAGCCAGGCCCGTCGCGGCGCAGGTCTGCGGGATGTCGTGGACGGGGGCCGGGTGGAGGGCGAGGGTGCGGGTGAGCTCCAGGGCCTCGCGGGGGAGGTGGGCGTAGGAGAGGGCCAGGACGGACATCAGGTCGCGGTCCGCCGTGCGCAGGAACGCGGCGCGGCTGCCGCTCGTGCACAGGCGGGCCGTCACATCCGGCACCTTCCACGAGGGGCGGTCGCGCAGCCGGGTCGCCGCGATGCGCAGGGCCAGCGGGTGGTGCCCGCACAGGGCGACCGTCCGGTTCAGCGAAGCGCCGGCGCAGGCCTCGCCCGCGATGCGGCGGAACAGGGTCTCCGCCTCCGCCGGGGCCAGCGCGCCCAGGGGCAGGGAGAGGGCGCCGTCCGTCGCGGTCAGCTTGCGGCGGGTGGTGACCAGGGTGAGCGTGTCTCCCGTGCCGGGCAGCAGCGGGGCCACCTGGGCGGCGTCGGCCGCGTTGTCCAGGACGAGCAGGGCGCTGCGGCCCGCGAGCCGGGAGCGCCAGATGGCGCTGCGCTCGGCCAGGCCGGCCGGGAGACTGCCGGGCGCGGCGCCGTCCGAGCGCAGCAGCACGCCGAGCGCCTCCTCGGGGGTCAGCGGGGCGCGCCCCGTGCTGAAGCCGTGCAGGTCCACGTAGAACTGGCCGTCCGGGTGGTCCGAGGTGCGGCGGTGGGCGAAGTGGACAGCGAGGGCCGTCTTGCCGATGCCGCCCATGCCGTCGATCACGACCGTACGGGGGAACCCGTCGCTCAGGTCGTCGACGGCCCGGTCGAGCCTGGCCAGTTCGGCGGCGCGGCCGGTGAAGTCGGGCAGGTCGCGCGGCAGGTAGTTGTCCTGGGCGGGCCGGGCCGCGGCGGGCCGGGCGGGCGCGGCGGCACGGCGCTGCACCCGGGGGGCGTCCGCGAGGATCTCGGTGTGCAGGTGGCGCAGCCGCGGGCCCGGTTCCAGGCCCAGTTCGTCCGCGAGCAGCCGCCGCCCCTCATCGTAGACGGCGAGCGCGTCCGCCTGCCGGCCACTGCGGTACAGGGCGAGCATCAGGCTGCCGCGCAGGGCGTCGCGCAGCGGGTGCCCGGCGGTGAGCGCGGACAGTTCGGCGACCAGGGAGCCGGTCTCGCCGGCCGCGAGGCGCAGCTCCATCAGCTCCTCGACGGCCGTGAGCCGCTGCTCGTCGAGCCCGGCCGCGGCCGCCCGCACCGCGGGGCAGTCGATGTCGGCGAAGGCGTCGCCCCGCCACAGGTCGACCGCTGCCTGGAGCAGCCGCATCGCCTCGGTGTCGCGGCCCTCCCGGCGGGCGGCGCGGGCGGCCCGTACCCCTTCGGTGAAGCGGTGGGCGTCCACCGCCCCGGCGGGTACGTCCAGCCGGTAGCCGATGTCCACCGTGACGAGTCCGGCGCCCGCGGAGCCGGCCAGGGCGGCGCGCAGGTCGCGGATGGCGTTGTGCACCTGATGGCGGGCGGATGCGGGCGGGTCCTGCCACAGCTCGTCCACCAGAACGTCCATGGACACCGCGTGCCCCGCGTTCAGCAGCAGAACGGCAAGCAGCCGGCGACGACGCATTCCGCGGAGCCGGACCGGCTCTCCCGACTCGCGTACCTCCACCGGTCCCAGAACCAGGAAATCCATCTCCCGCTCCCCCCTGACGTTCCGCATCATGCAGCGTGATCGCGACACTGGTGACGCTAGGCGCGCGGGGCCTTCGTATTCAACGCGAGTACTTCCCAAGGCACATGGCCTACCTCAAAAGACACACGTCGGAACGTCGAGTTCCCGCCTTAAGTTCCACCCATGACTCAGGCCCTTACGCCTCGCCTCTCGCCCTCGCCCACCTCCTCCTCCGCCTCCGCGTCCGGTGCGTTCGACCTCTCGGGGTCCGCACTGCTTTCGGCCACCCGCACCGTGCGGTTGTGCCTGCGGGAGGCACGCCCGCTGGTCCAGGTGATGTTCGTCCTGCGGTTCGTCACGGGGGCGCTGCTGACGGCGTCCGCCGCGCACCAGCGCCCCGACGCCCCGCATCTGCTGTGCGGTGCGGCGGCCTGGTGGGCGGTGACGGTCAGCGTCTACGTCTTCAACGGGGTGAGCGACCTGCGCGAGGACCGGGCCAACCGGTCCCAGCGGCCGCTGGCCAGCGGCCGGCTGACCGAGGACGCGGCCCGCCGGGCCGTGGTGGCGAGCGCGCTGGCCGGGCTGCTGCTCGGCTGCGCGGCGGGCTGGAAGGTGGCCGAGGCCGCCGCCGTCTTCCTCGTGCTGGGGTACGTGTACTCCGCGCCGTGGGTCGCCGCCAAGTGCCGTTCCTGGTCGGCGTCGGCGGTCACCTGCGCCGCCGCGGGGACCACCTATCTCGCCGGGGTCGCCTCCTCCGGCAGCGCGCTCAACGCCGAGTCGGCCGTCTTCGCCGCGGTGCTCTCGCTCGGCGTGGGGCTGATCGCGGCCGTCGCCAAGGACCTGGGCAGCACCCGCGGCGACGCCCTGGCGGGCCGGCGCACCCTGGCCGTCGTACGCGGCGAGCACACCGCCCGGCGCTTCTGCGCGGTCGCCAGCGGCACGCTGACGCTGGCCCTCACCGCCGGCGCCCTGTGGGTGCACGAGGTGCCGCTCGACGCGGCGGCCGTCGTCTTCGCGGTCGGCGCCCTGTGCGTGGCGGGACGCTGCCTGCCGCCCCGGACCCGCGACGGCCGGATCACGGACCGTGAGCACCGGGCTCCGTACCGGAGCTGGATGGCCACCCAGTACGCCGTCCACCTCGCCGCGCTCGCCGCGCTCCTGCTCGTCTGAGCCCCACGATCCCCGTCTCGCACTCGCCTTCGGGCAAGAGGCTCTTTAGTATGATCCCGGCCGGACGGGTGATCGTGGGGGAGTCGGACCGTCCACGACCAGGCGACTCCCCATATCGAGGGGGCGCACCGTGGAACTCTCAGCCGACCCGGCAACCGAACGGTCCAGCCTGATCGAGTCCGCCATCGCCCGCTACGCCGACGAACTGCGCGAGACCACCAATCCGCTGGTGCTGCGGCCGGAACTCTGGGTCTCCTGCGAGAGGCAGGCCCGGCAGATACTCGGCGAGTGCGTCGCCACCCTGAACGGCACCCCGGTCCAGGTCGCCGAAGGGGCCGAACTCACCTCGATGGCGCTGGGGGTGCAGCGCTCCTTCGAGAAGGTCTCCCCGATCGACTCGGTGCACGCCGCACGGGTGCTGTTCGACGTGGCGGTGGAGGCGATGACCGAGGCCGCCGCCCAACTCCCGCCCGAGGTCGCGCTCTCGCGCTTCCTGACCGCCGTACGGACGCTGCACAAGGGCATCTTCGCACGGGTCAGCGCCGCCGCGATCGGCTACGAGTCGGTGCCGCTGCGCGACGTCGGCAAGGCCAGCACCGCCCGCCGCCACCAGCTCGCCCACGATCTGCACGACCACATCGGCAGCAGCATCGGCCTGGCCCTGCGCTGCCTCGACCTGTACAGCATGGAGCAGGCCAAGGGCATCGAATCCCCGCGCGACCGGCTCCAGGACGCCCGGCAGGCCCTGCGCGACGTGTTCAGCTTCACCCGCACCATGGTCAGCGGGCTGCGCGTCAACGAGCTGCACGACGGCCTGAAGGAGGAGATCGACGCCTACAGCGCCGCCGCCTCCGACCGGCCGGCCGAGGTGTTCTCCCGGATCGACGGCGACGAGTCCTGGCTGCCCGAACAGACCCGCCAGGAGCTGTTCCTCGTAGTCCGTGAAGCGCTGCGCAACGCGTTCGCGCACGCCAGGGCCCGCCGGATCGACGTCCTCGTCAAGGTCTTCCCCGACGCCGCGCACGCCAGCGTCACGGACGACGGGGTCGGGCTGCCCGACCCACCGCGCGACGGCGACGGCACCGGCCTGACGGCCATGCGGCAGCGGGTGAGCGCCGTCGGCGGGACGCTGGACGTGCTGAGCGAACCCGGCCAGGGCACCCGGGTCCAGCTCCGCATCCCGCTGGACGGCGCCGGAACGGCATGCCGATGAGCGGGGGACCGGCCGAATCCGGCGACATCCGGGTCCTGGCCGTGGACGACCACCGGCTGCTGCGCGAAGCACTGTGCGAACTCCTGGAGATGTACGACGGGCTGACGGTCGTCGCGCAGGCCGACGACGGGCCGAGCGGGGTGCGGCTGGCCGGCCTGCACCGGCCGGACCTCGTCCTGCTCGACGTGGAGATGCCGGGCCCCGGCCCGCTCGCCAACCTGCGGGGCATCCGCCAGGCGGCGCCCGAGGCACGGGTCGTCATCCTGACGATGCACGACGACCGCCAGCTCATCGACTCGCTGCTGTCCGCCGGGGCCGTGGGCTACCTCCACAAGGAGGTCGACCGGGAGGTCCTGGTCTCCGCGATCCGCAGCGCCATGGCCGGCGGCACGACCATGTTCCTGTCGCGCAAGGCGAGCGGCGCGGGCCCCGAGCGGGGACCCGCGCCCGCCGACACGCTGACCCTGCGCGAGCGGGAGCTGATGGAGCTCGTCGCCCAGAGCATGAGCAACCGGCAGATCGGCAGCCGGCTGGGGATCACCGAGGGCACGGTCAAGCGCCATCTGCGGAACATCTTCGACAAGCTCGGCGCCACTTCGCGGCTGGACGCGGTCAACCGGACGTTCCCGAGCCGCCGTTACTGAGCCGCTGCCGCTGAGCCGCCTTCCCTGAGCCGCCGTTACCGGGCCGCGGCGGCCCGTGCGGCCTTCTCGCGGCGGTCGGCGATCAGCAGCGCGACGGCCGGGGCGAGGGTGAGCGCGTAGACGACGAGCAGCAGGTCGAAGGAGTCGGCGAACGCGGCCGGCACGAGCCCGTGGTGCGACTGCGCGGCCCGGTCCAGGACGACCGTGACCACCGCCAGGGCGAAGGTGCCGCCGATCCGCTGGGCCAGGTTGAGCTGTGCGGAGGCGTCCGGGATGGAGCGCGGCTCGACCGACTCGAAGGCGCGGGTCATGGCCGGCACGATGGTCAGGCCGGTGCCCAGGCCCCGTACCGCGAGCGCCGCGCACATCAGCACGTACGACGTGCTGGACGACAGGGCGGTCAGCGGGGCGGTGGCCAGCATCGTCAGGACGATCCCGATCACGACGGTGGTGCCGCCGCCGATCTTCTTCATGATCGGACGGCAGGCGAGCCCCGCGACGACGACCCCGGTGCCGCCCGCCGACATCAGCAGACCCGTGGTGACGGCGCTCTCGCCGCGCGCCGACTCGAAGTACAGCGGGATCAGCATCATCGGCGAGAAGAGGACGAAGCCGAGGCAGAAGATGTTGATCGCGGCCGTGCGGTACACCCCGTGCGTGAACAGGCGCAGGTCCAGCAGCGGTGCCTCGGCGCGCAGTTGGTGCCGTACGAAGACGGCGCCGCTCACCGCGGCCACCACCAGCGGCACGAGGAAGGCGGGGTGGGCGGACAGGCCCGTCTCGGAGAAGGCGTGCACGGCCAGCACCACACCGACCGTGCAGGCGGCGGCGGTCAGCAGGCCCAGCACGTCGAGCGGGCGCCGGCCCTCCCCCTGACCGGCCGGGGCGTCCTTGCGGACCCGGCGCACCGCCACCACCAGCAGCAGCGCGCACAGCGGCAGGTTGACGGCGTAGACCGCCCACCAGCCCCAGGCGTTGACCAGCAGACCGCCCACCGTGGGGCCGAGCAGCGGGCTGATCAGCATGACGCTGCCGTTCAGCGCCTGGACCTGGCCGAGGCGCTCCTTCGGCATCCCGCTGGTGAGCAGCATCGTGGAGACCGGGACGAGCACGCCCGCGGCGGCGCCGGACAGGGCGCGCCCGGCGATCAGTTCGGTGAGGCTCGTACTGAAGGCGCAGACCGCCGAACCGGCCGCGAACGAGGCGACGGAGGCGATGAACGTACGGCGGGTCCCGAAGCGGGAGGCCAACCAGCCCGCGGCCGGCATCGTCGCGACCAGGGCCAGCAGATAGGCCGTGACGACCCACTGGACCTGGTTGATGCTGCCGAAGCGGGCGGACGTGTCGGCCAGCGAGACGTTGACGATCGTGGTGTCGAGCTGGGCGATGAAGGCGCCGCCCACGGCCGCGGCGATGGTGATGATCGCGGTCCGGGTGGCGGCCGCCGCCGCGGCCGCCGCGACGGGGCTCGGGTCCGCCGGCGCCGGGGGCTCGGTTCTCTGGTCCAGGGACATACGGGGTCGTCCTTAAGGGTGCGTCGTGGATCGGGCTCGGGGGTCCGTCGGGGACGGGGTCGGCGCTCAGGGGGGGCCGACGAGAGGGGGTGGCCGCGGGGTCAGCCGGCGGTCAGCGCCTCGGCGATGTCGTCCAGCAGCGCTCCCGCCTTCTCGCGGGCGCCCGGCCGGTCGCGGCAGGCCAGGGTCAGTTCGGTCTCGCCGCCCACCCGGCAGGCGCTCAGGAACATCTCGGCGTACGGGACCAGCATCGGCAGCGTGGAGAAGGAGGTGGCGCGGAAGGCGGGCGCCGCGAAGACGTCCGGGTCGACCTCGCCGTGGTCGGAGATGATCGCCGTGCAGGGGAAGCTGTGGCCGTCGAAGGCGCGGGCCTCGCTCAGGTTGTTGGCGAACGGGTTGTCGCGCAGGAAGTCGCGGTCGAGCACGGCGACCTCGGTCTTCGCGACCAGGGCCCGGATCAGCGTGGAGTGCACGCGCTTCCAGCTGTCGTCCCGGCGCAGGTCCAGGACGAGCTGCGAGGTCAGGTTGGCGGTGGAGCGCATCGCGGGGTCGTGGCGGCGCAGGTCCACCGGGACGATCAGCCGGCCGGTGTCCGTGGCGAGGTGGCGGGAGAGCGCGGCCGCGGCCCGCGCGGTCGTCCCGGACGGGGTGGCGGCCACCCGGCGGCGCAGCCACAGCGGCCGTGCGCCGGGCTCGCCCTCGCCGATGATCGCGGGCAGTCCGGTGAGCCGGGCGGCCTCGGGGGCCGGGCGGACCTCGCCCGCCGCCGCGCGGAAGTGGGCGTCGTCCACGGTGTCCGGGCACCCGGCCGGCTCCTCACCGCGCAGGGCCCGGAAGAGGTCGGCGATCCACTGCCGCAGACCGCGCCCGTCGGTGACGATGTGGCTGGCCCGGACGACCAGCCGGGTGGTCCCCCCGTCGCGGACGAGGCCCAACTCGCAGACGGGTCCGGTGACCACCGACAGGTCGCGGTGGAAGAACGGGTGGTCCAGGCCGCTGCCCGCCGGCAGTTCCACGACCTCGGGGACGGTGCCGGCCGCGCGCCACAGCGCGCCCCGGCGGCGTACCGCGAGGCCCGGACTCGCCTCGGTCGCCAGCCGCGCGGCGCGCCGCAGCGCGTCCGCGTCGAGCGTGCCCTCGCCCTCGACGACCATCTGGATGAGCTGCGGGGTGCCGGTCGCGGCGGCGTTGAGGTAGCCGCGCTCGATCGGTGAGATGCGGCGGGTGTACGGCCGCACGGCGGTGAGGGTCATTCCTCCTCCAAGTGGTGGAAGCGCACCGGAGCCGGTGCGTCGCAGGCGAGGGCGAGGTGCAGGGGCGGTTCGCCCTCGGCCCGCAGGACGACGGAACGCACCTCGTAGGTCTCGGTGTTCACGGGCCGCCAGCCCGGCCGCCAGGCCGGCAGCCGGGTTCCGGCGAAGGTCTCCTTGGTCAGGTGCGACGCCTTGATGAGCGCCTCGCACTCGGCGAAGTCCCTGATCGTGGCGGGCTCCTCGCGGCCCAGCAGGTCGCCCAGCCAGCGCAGGGCGTGCGGCCGGTCGCGTTCGTCCTGGAGGTCCACGCCGATCACCCGCCCGGCGGGCGCGAACGCCACCGCGCTGTACGCGCCGACGTGGGCCACCGACGCGGACAGGCCCAGCGCGGGCACCGACCAGCGCTTGAGGCCGTCCCGCGCCAGGTCGCCGGCGGTGATCCGGCGCCCGTACGTGCGGTGCAGCGCCTCGGCGATCAGGGAGCGGCCCGAGGCGGAGAGCCGGTTCCCCATCCGGTCGCGGGGCAGTCCCCGGTGCCGGGAGACCAGCACGTTCACCGTCTCCCCCGCCACCGCGGGCCCGTCGGGCGCCAGCGTGTACCCGGTGGCTCCGGGGTCGCCGGGCAGACCGATCAGGGCGGCCATCACGCCTCCGGGTCGAGGACGGCCGCCGCGTAGCTGCCGCCGTACGCGAAGCTCGACAGGACCACGGGGCCGGGGATGCCGTCGCCGGTGAGGGCGGCGACCAGGCCGAGGGCGCCCGCGCTGCCGTAGGTCTCGCCGAGCAGCGCCTTGGGGGCCAGGACCGGCCGGCCGTCGAGCCCGGCGTGGCGCAGGGCGGCCCGCTGGGCGAGGTCGACCAGCGGATGGCCGGAGGCGGCCGAGACGACCGTG comes from the Streptomyces sp. NBC_00525 genome and includes:
- a CDS encoding amidohydrolase, translated to MTQPAPPHPPHPALSTPLARETVRPALTLYLDVHRHPETSGEEARTAALFADRLTAAGLDVTRNIGGHGVVGVLRNGDGPRVYLRAELDALPLAERTGLPYASTGPAMHACGHDLHLAAATGAADLLARTTAHWRGTLVVVGQPAEETLTGARAMLADGLYERFGRPGTVLAQHAAPLPAGLIAHGGPHAPVTAASAALTVVVHGRGGHAATPHLTVDPVVTSAAVIGRLQTIVAREAAPAEQLTLTVGTLRAGTAVNVVPDTAELGIGLRALSDDTLDRALAAVERIVRAECAASACPRDPDLTLLSRSPALHGDPAATEAVRCAHTALYGPERVTGWPPSLASEDFPLYGDAGRELHGEAGIPLVYWMLGTTSPRQWAATAGHDIPPNHSPHFAPAIRTALPTAITALTAAALNRLTGNPAQAAPD
- a CDS encoding AfsR/SARP family transcriptional regulator — translated: MDFLVLGPVEVRESGEPVRLRGMRRRRLLAVLLLNAGHAVSMDVLVDELWQDPPASARHQVHNAIRDLRAALAGSAGAGLVTVDIGYRLDVPAGAVDAHRFTEGVRAARAARREGRDTEAMRLLQAAVDLWRGDAFADIDCPAVRAAAAGLDEQRLTAVEELMELRLAAGETGSLVAELSALTAGHPLRDALRGSLMLALYRSGRQADALAVYDEGRRLLADELGLEPGPRLRHLHTEILADAPRVQRRAAAPARPAAARPAQDNYLPRDLPDFTGRAAELARLDRAVDDLSDGFPRTVVIDGMGGIGKTALAVHFAHRRTSDHPDGQFYVDLHGFSTGRAPLTPEEALGVLLRSDGAAPGSLPAGLAERSAIWRSRLAGRSALLVLDNAADAAQVAPLLPGTGDTLTLVTTRRKLTATDGALSLPLGALAPAEAETLFRRIAGEACAGASLNRTVALCGHHPLALRIAATRLRDRPSWKVPDVTARLCTSGSRAAFLRTADRDLMSVLALSYAHLPREALELTRTLALHPAPVHDIPQTCAATGLAPAAVECLFDTLLDHNLADEPNPAHLAIPQLLQDCAHTLPLPTPDTTPRLSAVA
- a CDS encoding UbiA family prenyltransferase, coding for MTQALTPRLSPSPTSSSASASGAFDLSGSALLSATRTVRLCLREARPLVQVMFVLRFVTGALLTASAAHQRPDAPHLLCGAAAWWAVTVSVYVFNGVSDLREDRANRSQRPLASGRLTEDAARRAVVASALAGLLLGCAAGWKVAEAAAVFLVLGYVYSAPWVAAKCRSWSASAVTCAAAGTTYLAGVASSGSALNAESAVFAAVLSLGVGLIAAVAKDLGSTRGDALAGRRTLAVVRGEHTARRFCAVASGTLTLALTAGALWVHEVPLDAAAVVFAVGALCVAGRCLPPRTRDGRITDREHRAPYRSWMATQYAVHLAALAALLLV
- a CDS encoding sensor histidine kinase, which codes for MELSADPATERSSLIESAIARYADELRETTNPLVLRPELWVSCERQARQILGECVATLNGTPVQVAEGAELTSMALGVQRSFEKVSPIDSVHAARVLFDVAVEAMTEAAAQLPPEVALSRFLTAVRTLHKGIFARVSAAAIGYESVPLRDVGKASTARRHQLAHDLHDHIGSSIGLALRCLDLYSMEQAKGIESPRDRLQDARQALRDVFSFTRTMVSGLRVNELHDGLKEEIDAYSAAASDRPAEVFSRIDGDESWLPEQTRQELFLVVREALRNAFAHARARRIDVLVKVFPDAAHASVTDDGVGLPDPPRDGDGTGLTAMRQRVSAVGGTLDVLSEPGQGTRVQLRIPLDGAGTACR
- a CDS encoding response regulator; this translates as MSGGPAESGDIRVLAVDDHRLLREALCELLEMYDGLTVVAQADDGPSGVRLAGLHRPDLVLLDVEMPGPGPLANLRGIRQAAPEARVVILTMHDDRQLIDSLLSAGAVGYLHKEVDREVLVSAIRSAMAGGTTMFLSRKASGAGPERGPAPADTLTLRERELMELVAQSMSNRQIGSRLGITEGTVKRHLRNIFDKLGATSRLDAVNRTFPSRRY
- a CDS encoding DHA2 family efflux MFS transporter permease subunit, which gives rise to MSLDQRTEPPAPADPSPVAAAAAAAATRTAIITIAAAVGGAFIAQLDTTIVNVSLADTSARFGSINQVQWVVTAYLLALVATMPAAGWLASRFGTRRTFIASVASFAAGSAVCAFSTSLTELIAGRALSGAAAGVLVPVSTMLLTSGMPKERLGQVQALNGSVMLISPLLGPTVGGLLVNAWGWWAVYAVNLPLCALLLVVAVRRVRKDAPAGQGEGRRPLDVLGLLTAAACTVGVVLAVHAFSETGLSAHPAFLVPLVVAAVSGAVFVRHQLRAEAPLLDLRLFTHGVYRTAAINIFCLGFVLFSPMMLIPLYFESARGESAVTTGLLMSAGGTGVVVAGLACRPIMKKIGGGTTVVIGIVLTMLATAPLTALSSSTSYVLMCAALAVRGLGTGLTIVPAMTRAFESVEPRSIPDASAQLNLAQRIGGTFALAVVTVVLDRAAQSHHGLVPAAFADSFDLLLVVYALTLAPAVALLIADRREKAARAAAAR